The DNA window CAAAATTTTCGATACTGTAGATATTGACCCTGGAAGCGCGGCGGTAATAAAATAATTTTTCCTTATCATACATCCCGTGCTGATGGAACAGTTCAACCGCCTCATCCGTATTCTCGCTGCGTTTTAAGATGGGCAGGCTGAGCGAAACGAGACGCCTCATCTCTTCCTTCACCCGATCGAGCAGCTCCTGATTCAGTATCAGAGAGCCCTCCGTCTCAATATAGAGACCGTTGCCCACGGAAAAGCATACGGTCAGGCTGCTGACATTCTCCTTGCCCACAACGTCGTAAAACGCTTTCAACATAAGAAACAGGGCGCTCCTCTGGTAGCTTAAAAAGCCGGCCTTGTCGGCGGCTGTGATAAACCTGAGGCTGCAGTCTTCCTTCAGTGTCTTATGGAGTTCCTTCAGACGCCCGTCCACCCAGACAAGCAGGATCTCATACTCATAATGATCCTGAAAATCCTTGGCAATCTTGTGGAACGGCGTTCCCTCCACATACTCCCTTGTCTCTTCCCCTATTGTTACAATCGGCATATAACTCCTCCATTCTGAAGTTTTGGTTTTTTATTATATCACATGGTTCGGAAATACATCCCGCTCTTTTATAACGTGAAGTTTCTCTTCCAGGTTTTCCCCCAGGAATTTCTCCATAAATCCGGTGAAAATATGCTCAATCCCGTAGTGTCCGGCGTCAATCACCGCCATGCCGTTCGCCACAGCGTCAATTCCCTCATGGTGGCCGATATCCCCGGTAATATACACGTCAGCTCCCCATCTGAGCGCTTCGTTTAATGTGCTTCCCCCGGAGCCGGGACATACAGCCGCCGTCCTGACGGCAGGACCGCCGTCTTCCACGTCGCCGAATATGGTGACAAAAGGGATTCCATAGGCTTTTTTAACCGCCTCTCCCGCCTCCCTGAGCGTCATGGCATGCGGAAGTTTTCCGCAGATGCCGATTCCATAATCCTTACCATCATCCGTCTTTCCCATAACCTCCAGAACCTCCGTATCCGTAAGGCCCAGGCGGGCGCCCGCCAAATCAGCCATACATCCGGGAGCCGCGTCGAAATTTGTGTGCATTGCATAATAAGAAATGTCGTTCTGTATCAGTTTCAGTATCCGCCTGCTGATAAAGTCTTCGTCATTCACTTTTTTTAACGGTCTGAATATCAGTGGATGATGGGTGATGAGCATGTCGGCTCCGCAGTGCACCGCGTCCTCTATGACGGAGTCCGTGGCATCCAGAGCCAGATATACCGTTTTCACCTCTTTGCCGCTTCTGCCCGCCAGAAGCCCCGGGTTATCCCACTCACACGCCATGGACGGCGGGGCAAGCGCTTCCAGTTTTTTAATCAGTTCCCTGCATTTCATCCTGTGCCTCCTTTATCATGTCCCGCCTCGTTAAAAGCTCCCCGAGGCGTCTTGCGGCGCTGTCGGAGTGATTCCCGGACAGTGCCGCAATCAATTCATCCACCGAGCGTCTCTCCTTCTCCAGAAACTCCCGGAATACTTCGTTATCTTCCTGAATCAGGCATTTTCCATACTCATAAAAGCATTCCCGGCCATAATGCATGGCGCCGTGTCCTGCCTCGATGACCGTGTAATATTTGCCCTCATCCTTTACCATGGTTTCCCGCAGAATGGTGAAACCGTTCTCCTCCAGATAATGCCTTACGCTTCCGATTTCCGACTGGGGTGACAGAATCAGGCGTTCCGTGCTCTCCCACACGTGCCTTCCCGCTTCCAGGATGCGCACGATCAGTTCCCCGCCCATTCCTGCGATAACAATGGTGTCGGCCTCGCCCGGTTTGAGCTTCAGGAGGCCGTCGCTGAGCCTCACCTTTATCTTATCGGCGAGTCCGTATTCGAGGATATGGTTCTCAGCACGCTCCAACGGCCCTTTCCGCACATCCATGGCCAGCGCGGAGGGGGAAATTCCTTCCTTTACCAGATAAATCGGTATGTATCCGTGATCAGTTCCTATATCAGCAATTTTGCTTCCCTTGCGGACAAAGGAAGCAATCGTCATTAAACGGTGTGATAGTTTCATTTAAAATATCCTCGGTAATTTTTATTTAATCCAGATAATCTTTCAGTTTTTTGCTGCGGCTTGGATGCCTCAGTTTTCTCAGGGCCTTCGCCTCGATCTGGCGGATGCGCTCCCTGGTTACGTTAAATTCTTTGCCCACTTCCTCCAGTGTCCTGGGCCTTCCGTCGTCCAGGCCGAACCGCAGGCGGAGAACCTTCTGCTCTCTGTCCGTCAGCGTGTCGAGCACCTCCATCAGCTGCTCATGGAGCAGGGTAAAGGTGGCCGCATCCAGAGGAACCTGTACATGGTCATCCTGGATAAAATCGCCGAGGTGGCTGTCTTCCTCCTCACCGATAGGCGTCTCAAGCGATACGGGATCCTGGGAAATCTTCATAATCTCCCTGACACGCTCCACCGGTATCTCCATGCGCTCCGCCACTTCCTCAGGAAAGGGCTCGCGGCCAAGCTCCTGAAGAAGCTGTCTGGAGGTACGGATCAGGCGGTTAATCGTCTCAACCATGTGCACCGGAATCCGGATCGTCCTCGCCTGATCAGCGATGGAACGCGTGATGGCCTGGCGGATCCACCAGGTCGCATAGGTACTGAACTTAAAACCTTTGGAATAGTCGTATTTCTCCACGGCCTTGATCAGTCCCAGGTTGCCCTCCTGAATAAGGTCCAGAAACTGCATCCCGCGGCCCACATAGCGCTTTGCGATACTTACCACCAGACGCAGGTTGGCCTCGGCCAGCCGTTTTTTGGCGTATTCATTGCCCATCTCCATCTGTTTTGCCAGCTCAATCTCTTCATCCGGCGATAAAAGCGGGACTTTTCCAATTTCCTTCAGGTACATCCTGACGGGATCTTCTATATTGATTCCATCCGGTACGCTTAAATCTATATTCTCAACATCGATCTCTTCCTCTTCGTTTAATTCCTCCTCGATGAAGAGATCCGGGTCAATATCGATATCCTCGTCGAACTGCAGCACATCGACCTTGTTATTCTCGAGAAAATCATACATCTGATCCAACTGATCCGGGCTCAATATTTCACCATGGAAAAAGTCAAGAATTTCTTTGTTGTCCAATACATTCTTCTTACTTTTCGCCAGTTCTAGAAGCTTTATAAGCTTCTCTTCAAATGTCACTGTCTTTTCTTCCATAATTCTCCCATCCCTCCATAGCTTTATTGTATATTCGCTGCTATGAAACCAAAGGCCGCAATATCACGGCCGCTGTTTGATTTCCGGCAGGGCTGTGAATAATGACAATCAAAGGCTTAATAGTAACGTATTTTCTCCTTAATCAAGTGAAATATGCAGATTTGCGAGTTCGGCCTGCTCCCTAATCAGCTTCTGAAGCTCTTCAAGACCGGCGGCGTGCCGGATCTGATGTTCCAGGCTGCTCCTTTTTATCCGAAGTACGGTTTCTGAAAATGCTTTCTTCTGTTCTTCGTTATTTAACGACTCGTCCAGGCTGGCATTGAAAAGCGCCGCCACTTCCCTGTAGTTCCCCTCGTCGTCGATAAAGTGGTTCAGGATGGCCGCCGGGTTTACCTCCCCTTTCTCATGGCCGTCAAACACCATCTCCGCCGCTTCACGGTAAAGAGGTTTGACAAAATCCTTCGGGGTGATGATTCCTTTTATTTTGTCGAAAAGCTCCGGCTCCTCTATCAGCCAGGTGAGCAGAAGGCGTTCGGATTTCCTGATTCCCTCTTCCTTCTCTTTTTTCTTAACGGGCGCCCCCGTCCGGGATGGCGCAGGTTCCTCTTCCTCCGCTCCCCTGCTCCTTGCGGCTCCCATCCCCAGGCGGCTGCCCAGCTGGTTGACCAGTGTCTTCAGGTTCTCATAGTTGATGAAAAATTCCCTCGACACGGCCTGGATATAATTGTCCCGTTCCAGAGCCTCCGGGAAATCCAGAAGCTTTCTGGCCGTTTTGTTGTAGAAATCGGTCTTCTGTTCCGGATCCTCCATGTTGCAGCCCTCTTTTAAGACATCAATCTCAAAGAGGAAACTGTTTCGGGCGTTCTCAATTCGTTTACGGAACTCGTCCGGCCCCAGGTTTTTCATAAATTCGTCGGGATCCTTATAGGGCCTCATATTCAGCACCTTTGTCGAAATCCCGGCATTCTTGAGTATCGGTATGGCGCGCAGGGCCGCTTTCACTCCCGCGCCGTCGCTGTCATAGGTCAGCACCACCTGATCCGTATACCGTTTCAGAAGGGCCGCGTGCTGTTCGGTCATTGCCGTTCCCAGCGAGGCCACCGCATTGGTAAAACCGGCCTGGTGCATGGATATGACATCCATATAGCCCTCACAGAGCAGGATGAATTTCTGCCTGGAGGTTCTTGCGTAATTCAGTCCGTAGAGATTCCGGCTCTTGTCAAAAAGCCTGGTCTCGGGCGAGTTCAGATATTTCGGCTCCCCGTCCCCCATAACCCGTCCGCCAAAACCGATCACGCGGTTGTTGACGTCCATAATCGGGAACATGACCCGGTTCCAGAACTTGTCCCTGGAACCCCGCTCCTCAATCGTCACAAGGCCTGTCTCCTTTAAAATGCCGTCGTCATAGCCCTTGCTTTTTAAGTAGCGGTATAAATCGTCGCTCGTTTTATTGGAATACCCCAGGCCGAACCGGAGGATCGTCTCATCGGTCAGTTCCCGCCTGCGCAGGTAATCGTATCCAACCTGGCCCTGGGGCTGCTTTAGCTGGAAATAAAAATAGTTGGCTGCCTGTTTGTTGATCTCTAACAGAGCCGCCTTAAGATCCGCCTGTGCC is part of the [Clostridium] symbiosum genome and encodes:
- the rpoD gene encoding RNA polymerase sigma factor RpoD: MEEKTVTFEEKLIKLLELAKSKKNVLDNKEILDFFHGEILSPDQLDQMYDFLENNKVDVLQFDEDIDIDPDLFIEEELNEEEEIDVENIDLSVPDGINIEDPVRMYLKEIGKVPLLSPDEEIELAKQMEMGNEYAKKRLAEANLRLVVSIAKRYVGRGMQFLDLIQEGNLGLIKAVEKYDYSKGFKFSTYATWWIRQAITRSIADQARTIRIPVHMVETINRLIRTSRQLLQELGREPFPEEVAERMEIPVERVREIMKISQDPVSLETPIGEEEDSHLGDFIQDDHVQVPLDAATFTLLHEQLMEVLDTLTDREQKVLRLRFGLDDGRPRTLEEVGKEFNVTRERIRQIEAKALRKLRHPSRSKKLKDYLD
- the dnaG gene encoding DNA primase, which translates into the protein MYYPEEVIEEVRMRSDIVDVISGYVKLQKKGANYFGLCPFHHEKSPSFSVAPQKQMYHCFGCGVSGNVITFIMEYENYSFREAVEMLADRSGVKLPKMEYSKEAKAQADLKAALLEINKQAANYFYFQLKQPQGQVGYDYLRRRELTDETILRFGLGYSNKTSDDLYRYLKSKGYDDGILKETGLVTIEERGSRDKFWNRVMFPIMDVNNRVIGFGGRVMGDGEPKYLNSPETRLFDKSRNLYGLNYARTSRQKFILLCEGYMDVISMHQAGFTNAVASLGTAMTEQHAALLKRYTDQVVLTYDSDGAGVKAALRAIPILKNAGISTKVLNMRPYKDPDEFMKNLGPDEFRKRIENARNSFLFEIDVLKEGCNMEDPEQKTDFYNKTARKLLDFPEALERDNYIQAVSREFFINYENLKTLVNQLGSRLGMGAARSRGAEEEEPAPSRTGAPVKKKEKEEGIRKSERLLLTWLIEEPELFDKIKGIITPKDFVKPLYREAAEMVFDGHEKGEVNPAAILNHFIDDEGNYREVAALFNASLDESLNNEEQKKAFSETVLRIKRSSLEHQIRHAAGLEELQKLIREQAELANLHISLD
- a CDS encoding class I SAM-dependent methyltransferase, with product MKLSHRLMTIASFVRKGSKIADIGTDHGYIPIYLVKEGISPSALAMDVRKGPLERAENHILEYGLADKIKVRLSDGLLKLKPGEADTIVIAGMGGELIVRILEAGRHVWESTERLILSPQSEIGSVRHYLEENGFTILRETMVKDEGKYYTVIEAGHGAMHYGRECFYEYGKCLIQEDNEVFREFLEKERRSVDELIAALSGNHSDSAARRLGELLTRRDMIKEAQDEMQGTD
- a CDS encoding Nif3-like dinuclear metal center hexameric protein, with product MKCRELIKKLEALAPPSMACEWDNPGLLAGRSGKEVKTVYLALDATDSVIEDAVHCGADMLITHHPLIFRPLKKVNDEDFISRRILKLIQNDISYYAMHTNFDAAPGCMADLAGARLGLTDTEVLEVMGKTDDGKDYGIGICGKLPHAMTLREAGEAVKKAYGIPFVTIFGDVEDGGPAVRTAAVCPGSGGSTLNEALRWGADVYITGDIGHHEGIDAVANGMAVIDAGHYGIEHIFTGFMEKFLGENLEEKLHVIKERDVFPNHVI